The following is a genomic window from Desulfofarcimen acetoxidans DSM 771.
CATTTTTTAATCGGCCCAATACCATATTCATCCACAATGACCTGGTGCATCCTAGCATTATCATGACCGGGCAGGTACAAATTATTAAAGGCTTCTATAGCCTCAACCCCGCTCAATTGAATGGAAAGTCTTTGCACAAGTTTTTCCGCATCTACCCGAACGGGTATATCAATAGGTTTAGCAAGTATATTATTCGCCCATTTTTTAGCAATTTCAGCCTGTAATATATCAAAATCACCGCCAACCACTGCCGCATAAGGAAATCTACTCTCTATTAGCATGGCAATAGCTAGGATATATGTATGATAATCATGACCTTGAGTTTTACTATCAAAAGCTGTTCGTACCGCATTTTCTTCCTTTAACTTTTCAAATATAATATCCTTATCCATAGCATTAACAGAATTAGTACTCCTTAAATACCGGTTTAAATCATAATATAAATCAAATGTTTCCCCTGTCTTTTTAGTTTCAGAATCTCCACTCACCCGCCAATGCCGTTGATATTCATCATCCAGATTTTCTTCCGGATTGTTACAATAAATTAATCTAGGTATCCCATTTACGCTTTCCTCAATTAATCTTACAAAAGGATAAGCTTTCAAAAGCTGCAAAGACTCCAAATATACTTCCTTCCACTCATCAGGATTAATATACTCAGGTATTATATCAAGTCGCATATATATTCCCATATCCCAGACCTCCTATCTCATCTAAATAATTAGTCATTACGGAACACCTCGTTTTCATCAAATTATCTACATTTTTCCTCAAGGTGCACCATCAATAAGTGTTGAATTATCAACTTTTAGGCATAGCATTGCTCTTTTCTTTATTCATATAGTTCCGATACCCTAACATCAAAATTTTTGGCTATTTTCTCCAATAACGTAGTTGAAGGATTTTTCTTGCGTCCATTTTCTAGTTCAGATAAGTAAATCCTAGAAATACCAACCTTTTGGGCTAACTTTTCTTGTGTAACACCGTATTTAATTCTTAACTTTCTTATTGTAAACATATATTAATCACCTCCTAATAATATTGTAAACAATTAACTTGCGTTTAGCAAGTTCTTTTGTAAGCTAAATGATTACGAATAAAGATATTTTCATTGAATTTTCAATCAACGTCACCTTCTGGATTGACTATTTAAAAATTTTAAAATATTATTTAAGGCAAACTATTGGTTTACATTTAAAAGGGGTAACAATGAATATAGGAATACGTATTAGAGAATTAAGAAAGAATTCTAATATCAACATTACACAACTGGCTATAAAAGTCGGAATATCAAGAGTTTATTTAAGTGAATTGGAAAGAAATATAAAGACTCCGCCACTGGAAACCCTTGAACGGATTTGCAGCGCGCTCAATATCACTCTGGTTGATTTTTTTACCGAAAACACATTGGAAACAATCTGTAATAATAATTATTTCAATGAATCTACTGTGCCCTATAAAAATATACCGGACGATATAAAATCTATAATAAAGGAATCTCAAAAACTTAACTCTTCTCAATTGTCTATAATTAAAAATCTAATTAAAGAAATAACTTCACAAAAACTTAATGGCAAGTACTTGGAGATATTAGATGTACTGGAAAATAACACAATAATAGTTACCGTTTCCGGTAAACCCTTAGAATTGAAGAATAAAATTAAACTGCTTGAGTTTCTTAAAAATGACTTCAATACAGTAGATTCTAAGAATGATTTTACTGATAAACAGGATGAAAAAAAATATGATAAATAGCGCATTTTATGGCAAATCCTTTCCAATAGAGTAAGGATCCGCTTTTCATGGACAAATTCAAAATCAGAATTCCGGTAATATTATTAAAGGCCAACCACCTTTTCGATGATTGGCCTTTAATGAATTATCAAATTAAACCATACTGCATCTAAGTCTTTGGGAAAGAATAATTAGTACTTTTTTACTAGGATCAGTCCTTAGGGAATGTACGCCGGACATGGCAGTTTCCGGTCTGGGATTTGGAATTTTATCGAATCTCTTCTGCTTTCCTAAGTACTGTAAGGTATAGCTTTCGGCTAATCCTTGCAATATGCTTAATTTAGCAGCATAATATAATAATGGAAATATTTATATTTTAGGATGATGTGAGGCGTGGATTTTATGACCGTTAAGGAAGCCGGTGAAAAATGGGGGCTTGGAATCAGGATTGTGACGCTGTACTGTACCGAGGGCAGAATAGACGGTACGGTGAAAAAGGGCAACCTGTG
Proteins encoded in this region:
- a CDS encoding helix-turn-helix domain-containing protein, with protein sequence MFTIRKLRIKYGVTQEKLAQKVGISRIYLSELENGRKKNPSTTLLEKIAKNFDVRVSELYE
- a CDS encoding helix-turn-helix domain-containing protein, with the protein product MNIGIRIRELRKNSNINITQLAIKVGISRVYLSELERNIKTPPLETLERICSALNITLVDFFTENTLETICNNNYFNESTVPYKNIPDDIKSIIKESQKLNSSQLSIIKNLIKEITSQKLNGKYLEILDVLENNTIIVTVSGKPLELKNKIKLLEFLKNDFNTVDSKNDFTDKQDEKKYDK
- a CDS encoding transposase; this translates as MTVKEAGEKWGLGIRIVTLYCTEGRIDGTVKKGNLWLIPKDAVKPEDRRRKKSPIQEEKEPAVSKDI